One genomic segment of Planctomycetia bacterium includes these proteins:
- a CDS encoding J domain-containing protein, translated as MSDLPLPADLARWPENVFELLGVVLGTDEKGLKRAYQKLIKTYRPERYPEEFRRIREAYDTALSITEWMASVGDLPSIEKSAAEQGSVPPVAEGASMEQSAIPNSADVAPTAANGRPTSVEPTYEARLAAAWAPAVGGDSAAAYRELDALRSATPTRHEAYLGLYWLLRLSARLDAERQPCDWLIACMEKATASRGAAVELYRRELERRPAEALTPRCTTLLRETLLSGPISLLADWRWKAAVRSNAWALIREDLAVLRRSRVAYDASVWMRVLWTAVECFCWSDAESAKALTAECMQDLEQFGNAQESNYDSLTQLDYLRETAEVVKKLRDEGVSPAFCNLIAGSWSLQALDSYVEICAFVAPWIDDPAELLILLSEVAGKGPAALSRFGQLVQQVQTETERNGESFWTLETARGVVVDFLDVPTLKQGYTSEFRLRLLKFCLYHQLAPEAVAQVMAENEFYASINARPAEEIARDWPLRFTYQTLRLVTL; from the coding sequence ATGAGCGACTTGCCGTTACCCGCCGATCTTGCGCGTTGGCCGGAGAACGTGTTCGAGTTGCTCGGCGTCGTGCTCGGGACCGACGAGAAGGGGCTGAAGCGCGCCTATCAAAAGCTGATTAAGACGTATCGCCCGGAGCGTTATCCCGAGGAGTTTCGGCGGATCCGCGAAGCGTACGACACGGCCCTGTCGATCACGGAATGGATGGCCTCGGTCGGCGATCTGCCGAGCATCGAGAAGTCGGCAGCGGAGCAGGGGAGCGTTCCGCCCGTTGCCGAAGGGGCGAGCATGGAGCAGTCGGCGATTCCGAATTCGGCGGACGTAGCTCCGACCGCGGCGAACGGAAGGCCGACGTCCGTCGAACCGACGTACGAGGCCCGACTTGCCGCGGCTTGGGCGCCGGCCGTCGGCGGCGATAGCGCCGCGGCGTATCGCGAGCTCGATGCACTGCGCAGCGCGACGCCGACCCGGCATGAAGCGTATCTCGGGCTCTATTGGCTGTTGCGGCTCAGCGCGCGGCTCGACGCCGAGCGGCAGCCGTGCGATTGGTTGATCGCCTGTATGGAAAAGGCGACCGCTTCGCGCGGCGCGGCGGTGGAGTTGTATCGCCGCGAGCTCGAGCGGCGGCCGGCCGAAGCATTGACGCCGCGCTGCACGACGTTATTACGCGAGACGCTGCTGAGCGGCCCGATCTCGTTGTTGGCCGATTGGCGATGGAAAGCGGCGGTGCGGAGCAACGCTTGGGCCCTCATTCGGGAAGACCTGGCCGTGTTGCGGCGCTCGCGCGTGGCTTACGATGCGAGCGTGTGGATGCGAGTCTTGTGGACGGCGGTCGAATGCTTTTGCTGGTCCGATGCGGAATCGGCAAAAGCGTTGACGGCCGAATGCATGCAAGACCTGGAGCAGTTCGGCAATGCGCAGGAGTCGAACTACGACTCGCTGACGCAACTCGACTACTTGCGCGAAACGGCCGAGGTAGTGAAGAAGTTGCGCGACGAAGGGGTGTCGCCGGCGTTCTGCAATCTGATCGCCGGCTCGTGGTCGCTCCAGGCGCTCGACTCTTACGTCGAGATCTGCGCGTTCGTTGCGCCGTGGATCGACGATCCCGCCGAGCTGTTGATTTTGCTGTCGGAAGTGGCCGGGAAGGGACCGGCCGCGCTGAGCCGTTTCGGGCAGCTCGTGCAGCAGGTGCAAACGGAGACGGAGCGGAACGGCGAGTCGTTTTGGACTTTGGAAACGGCCCGCGGCGTGGTCGTGGATTTTCTCGATGTCCCGACGTTGAAGCAGGGTTACACCTCCGAGTTTCGTTTGCGGCTGTTGAAGTTTTGCCTCTACCATCAGCTTGCGCCGGAAGCCGTGGCGCAGGTAATGGCGGAGAATGAGTTCTACGCCTCGATCAACGCGCGGCCGGCGGAAGAGATCGCGCGCGATTGGCCGCTGCGGTTCACGTATCAAACGCTGCGGCTCGTCACGCTTTAG
- a CDS encoding molecular chaperone HscC codes for MSVIIGIDLGTTNSVVAAMTDQGPKLIPNALGETLTPSVVGIDEHDKLLVGLAARELQVVAPERCASIFKRHMGTDRSVKICGRKFSPEELSSLVLQSLKEDAAAFLQLPIERAVITVPAYFNEHQRKATINAGRIAGLKVERIFNEPTAAAVAYGFHEMKDDKTIVVLDLGGGTFDVSVVELFEGVLEVRASSGENFLGGEDFTRVMAAKILQQQGLVFERCEHESSKLVSRLLQQCERAKCRLSREETASVRLPNREGEFPAAAAAETKSADATNAEVTITREELLRWTEHLIARVEMPIRRALGDAKLAPEKIDEVVLVGGATRMPRFIQRVGEIFGKPPHCRLNPDEVVAIGAAVQSGLMSHDAGVDDLVVTDVSPFSLGTEIAREFGVEVRDGYFMPVIHRNTTIPVSRVRRVSTLHPNQTHVTVKIYQGEARRCEDNLLLGEFEVRNIPPGPAGQEIDLRFTYDLNGVIEVEATIVKSGKKYSHVVTRHAQGMSPEQIAKAVAAMKTIKVHPREDSVNRFLLQRAERLYQELPAPDRDRMDRVLHQFESALELGDPRQIEEQRAEVRSFLALFDRGDDYEGAPDAEP; via the coding sequence ATGAGCGTCATTATCGGCATCGATTTGGGAACGACCAACTCCGTCGTCGCGGCGATGACCGATCAGGGGCCGAAGCTGATTCCCAACGCGCTCGGCGAGACGTTGACGCCGTCGGTCGTCGGGATCGATGAACACGATAAGCTGCTCGTCGGACTTGCGGCCCGCGAACTGCAAGTGGTGGCGCCGGAGCGGTGCGCTTCCATCTTCAAGCGGCACATGGGAACCGATCGGTCGGTAAAGATTTGCGGCCGGAAGTTCTCGCCCGAGGAGCTTTCGAGCTTGGTGCTGCAATCGCTTAAGGAAGACGCCGCGGCGTTTTTGCAGTTGCCGATCGAGCGGGCCGTCATCACGGTGCCGGCCTATTTCAACGAGCATCAACGCAAAGCGACGATCAACGCCGGACGAATCGCGGGCCTGAAGGTCGAGCGGATCTTCAACGAGCCGACCGCGGCGGCCGTCGCCTATGGCTTTCACGAAATGAAGGACGACAAGACGATCGTCGTCTTGGATCTCGGCGGCGGCACGTTCGATGTTTCCGTGGTGGAGCTCTTCGAAGGGGTGCTCGAAGTCCGCGCGTCGTCCGGCGAAAACTTTCTCGGCGGCGAAGACTTCACGCGAGTCATGGCGGCGAAGATCTTACAACAGCAAGGGCTCGTCTTCGAACGCTGCGAGCATGAATCGTCGAAGCTGGTTTCGCGGTTGTTGCAACAATGCGAACGAGCCAAATGCCGGCTTTCGCGCGAGGAAACGGCGTCGGTACGGCTGCCGAACCGAGAAGGAGAGTTCCCCGCCGCCGCCGCTGCCGAGACGAAGAGTGCTGATGCGACGAATGCCGAAGTCACGATCACCCGCGAAGAGCTCTTGCGCTGGACGGAGCATCTGATCGCCCGAGTCGAAATGCCGATTCGCCGCGCGCTGGGAGATGCGAAGCTCGCGCCGGAGAAGATCGACGAAGTGGTGCTCGTCGGCGGGGCGACGCGTATGCCGCGCTTCATTCAACGGGTCGGCGAGATTTTCGGCAAGCCGCCGCATTGTCGCTTGAATCCCGATGAAGTCGTCGCGATCGGCGCGGCCGTGCAGTCGGGCCTGATGAGCCACGACGCCGGCGTCGACGACTTGGTCGTGACGGACGTCTCGCCGTTTTCGCTCGGCACCGAAATTGCGCGCGAGTTCGGCGTCGAAGTGCGCGACGGCTACTTCATGCCCGTCATTCATCGCAACACGACGATTCCGGTCAGCCGCGTCCGCCGCGTAAGCACGCTGCATCCGAACCAAACGCACGTCACGGTGAAGATCTATCAAGGCGAGGCGCGGCGGTGCGAAGACAACCTGCTGCTCGGCGAGTTCGAGGTGCGCAACATCCCGCCCGGGCCGGCCGGGCAAGAGATCGACTTGCGCTTCACTTACGATCTCAACGGCGTGATCGAAGTCGAGGCGACGATCGTGAAGAGCGGGAAGAAGTATTCGCACGTCGTCACGCGGCACGCGCAGGGGATGAGCCCCGAGCAGATCGCGAAGGCGGTCGCGGCGATGAAGACGATCAAGGTGCATCCGCGCGAAGATTCCGTGAACCGCTTCCTCTTGCAACGGGCCGAACGGCTTTACCAAGAGCTGCCCGCACCCGATCGGGATCGGATGGATCGCGTGTTGCACCAATTCGAGTCGGCGCTCGAGCTGGGAGATCCGCGACAGATCGAGGAACAGCGGGCGGAAGTGCGTTCGTTTCTCGCGCTCTTCGATCGGGGCGACGACTACGAAGGAGCGCCGGATGCGGAACCCTGA